A part of Arthrobacter dokdonellae genomic DNA contains:
- a CDS encoding ATP-binding protein — protein MNGISPAHAARGRHRSMTLTTQILLSMLSLLVLAVVLGAFLFTVVSNQTLDRQYQLRALGIATTTAAMPEVRSALEAKDPHRSIQALAQKIVASANPSYVVVTDRDGIRYSHPNPALIGRKLEEPVAVLDGKTHLGFDPGSLGLSANAKAPIFGADGAVIGEVSVGILDTRERDEQASNIWLIAGFSALVLLLSVAGSLLLSRRIKRVTFNLEPAEIAFLLQEREALLHGIREAVVGLDDDGRVTVINEEARRLLKVEETALGTPVAELVPDGRLRQLLTGTLDGVDQVALTEDALLVVNRMPVSIGGRSIGSVVTLRDRTEIEGLVRDLHSVQGLMEAMRALEHEYANRLYVVDGLLELGDVDQARTYVSQISATSRSLGEGLRSRIAPPELAALLLAKITVAAEQDVRIEVTAESRLERPLVDQTELLTIVGNLLDNAVDALASSPRPRTVSVQLDDADGVFIAVRDNGPGVPADKIDDVVVDGYSTKDTRPGMRRGIGLALVRRIVHRAGGTLDVFPGPGGNFEVWLPAHAETGDTAGMEARNTQ, from the coding sequence TTGTCAGCAACCAGACCTTGGACCGGCAGTACCAGCTGCGGGCGCTGGGCATCGCCACCACCACCGCCGCCATGCCCGAGGTCCGCTCGGCGCTGGAGGCCAAGGACCCCCACCGCAGCATCCAGGCCCTGGCCCAGAAAATCGTGGCCTCGGCCAATCCCTCCTACGTGGTGGTGACCGACCGCGACGGCATCCGGTACTCCCACCCCAACCCGGCCCTGATCGGGCGGAAGCTGGAAGAACCCGTCGCCGTCCTGGACGGAAAGACACACCTCGGCTTCGATCCCGGCAGCCTGGGGCTCTCCGCCAATGCCAAGGCCCCGATCTTCGGCGCGGACGGCGCCGTGATCGGTGAGGTGTCGGTCGGCATTCTGGACACCAGGGAGCGGGACGAGCAGGCGTCGAACATCTGGTTGATCGCGGGCTTTTCGGCGCTGGTGCTGCTGCTCAGCGTGGCGGGCTCGCTGCTGTTGTCGCGGCGCATCAAGCGTGTCACCTTCAATCTGGAGCCGGCCGAGATCGCCTTCCTGCTGCAGGAGCGGGAGGCGCTGCTCCATGGAATCCGGGAGGCCGTCGTCGGGCTTGACGACGACGGCCGGGTGACGGTGATCAACGAGGAGGCGCGGCGCCTGCTCAAGGTCGAGGAGACGGCACTGGGGACCCCCGTCGCCGAGCTGGTTCCGGACGGCCGGCTGCGCCAGCTGCTCACCGGGACGCTCGACGGCGTCGACCAGGTGGCGCTGACGGAGGACGCGCTGCTGGTGGTCAACCGCATGCCGGTGTCCATCGGCGGGCGGAGCATCGGCTCCGTGGTGACGCTGCGGGACCGGACCGAGATCGAGGGGCTGGTGCGCGACCTGCACTCCGTCCAGGGCCTGATGGAGGCCATGCGGGCATTGGAGCATGAATACGCCAACCGCCTGTACGTTGTTGACGGGCTGCTGGAACTCGGCGACGTGGACCAGGCCAGGACGTATGTCTCACAGATCTCCGCCACGTCCCGCTCCCTGGGCGAGGGGCTGCGCTCGCGCATTGCCCCGCCGGAACTGGCCGCCCTGCTGCTGGCGAAGATCACCGTGGCGGCCGAACAGGACGTGCGGATCGAGGTCACCGCCGAGTCCCGGCTGGAACGGCCCCTGGTGGACCAGACGGAGCTGTTGACGATCGTCGGAAACCTCCTGGACAACGCCGTGGATGCGCTGGCCAGCTCCCCCCGGCCCCGCACCGTGAGCGTCCAGCTTGACGACGCCGACGGCGTCTTCATCGCGGTCCGGGACAACGGCCCCGGCGTGCCCGCGGACAAGATCGACGACGTGGTGGTGGACGGCTATTCCACGAAGGACACCAGGCCCGGCATGCGCCGCGGCATTGGCTTGGCCCTGGTGCGGCGGATTGTGCACCGCGCCGGGGGAACCCTCGATGTTTTCCCAGGGCCGGGCGGTAACTTTGAGGTGTGGCTGCCGGCGCACGCGGAAACTGGGGACACGGCAGGCATGGAAGCGAGGAACACGCAGTGA